TCCACCCCGCGGAACTCGATCCCGTCGAGCTCCCCGAGGTCGACGACGGTACGGACGCCACCGGGGGCGACGACGCCGACGACACCGATACGGCGGCCGCCGCGGGGGGCGCGGCCGTCGGAGGGGCAGCCGCGGTCGACGACGCCGACCCGGATGCCGCAACCGACCCGGACCCAGCCGCGGCCGAAGATGGGGCCGCGGGGAGCGAGTCGGACGGCGTGGCCCGGACCGAGCCGGAGGACGCGGCCCGGGCCGCCGAGTCGGACCCCGCGGATCCCGAGCCCTCCGATTCGGACTCCGCCGCGGAGTCCGGGTCGGCCGATGCCGACCGGGCCGCCGACGAGACGACGCCGAGAACCGCGGAGGCGGCCGACGAACCGACCAGGGACTCGAGCGTAGTGACAGACGACGGCCCCGACGAGGGGGCCGCGAACGCAGCCGGCGGGGACTCGGTCGACGATCCCGCGGCGGCCGGTACGGGAGGCGGATCCGCCGAGCGACCGGCGGCTGACGGACGCGAGGGGGGCGACCGAGGGGACCGGACCGACCGCTCCGACGACCGCCCCTCGGTCGGGGAGCGAGAGAGAGCCGACCGCACACGCGAGCGCTCGGCGACGGACGCCGACCGAGGAGACGGAGCCGACGGACGCGCGGCCGACCGCGAGGGGCGCGAGCCGACCGAGTCGCGGCCGAGCGACGCGCGGTCGAGCGGGTCGAGCCGAGACGCGGTTCGCGACCGTGCCGCGACCGATTCGCCGGACCGGACCCACGACACGAGCCGCGCGGAGGAGTCGCGCGCGGTCGACCGGAGCGCCGACTCCGCCGGGTCGGCGGGAGCCGCCAGGAGCCCCGACCAGCTGGAGACCCATTCGATCCCGTCGCTGGACCCCTCGCGGACGACGACGCGGGAGTCCGACGACGGGACCACGGCGGCTTCGGACGACCAGGCAGGGGGCGGGTCGGCGGGTGTCGGGGCCGCCGCGGCGTCGGCAGTGGAGGATCGCACCGACGGCTCCGCTTCGGTCGCTCGCGAGCCCGACGACCGGGGAAGCGGTCGAGCCGAGGACCGTGACCAGCGAGTCCCGGCGAGCGCGTCGGAGACGCACTCGGAGTCCGAACCGACCGAGCCGCGGACGACGGAGGCCGTGCCGGCCGACTCGCGAGCGAGCGAGCCGGGGCCGGCCCGGGCCGACGAACGGGTAGCCGACCTCGAAGACGAACTCGCCGAGCGCGAGAGCGAGATCGACCGCCTGGAGGCCGATCTCGCGGCCGCCGAGTCCGAGCGCGACGACCTGCGATCGCAGCTCGAGGAGGTGCGGGCCGAGCGCGACGACCTGCGATCGCGGGTCGAACGCGTCGAGACCGACCGCGACCAGCTGGAGCGCGAGCGCAACGGACTGGAGTCCGAGGTCGCCGACCTGCAGTCAGAAATCGAGCAGCTCGAGGGGCAGCTCGCCGAAATAGAGGAAGAGTTCGGTGCGGCGGTCGACGCCGAACAGCGCCTGAGCCCGGGCGAGGCGCTCGACCAGACGAACCTCTTCGTCCGCTACGAGTCCAAGGGGAAGGCGACGCTGGAGACGGCCCACGCCGGCGAGGCGAGCCGCCAGGAGGTCGGCGAGAACCTCGGACTGGAGTACCACACACAGTTCGACAGCGCGACGGCCTCGGTCGGTGGCCGGCCGTTCGACGAGTTCCTCCGCGACACGATGCAGTTCCGCTTCGTCACCTGGGTGATCAACGACCTCCTCTACGAGATCCGCGACACCGGCAAAGTGTCGGCGCTGCAGGACCTGTACGACGCGATCCCGCAGATCGACCGCGCCGAACTCAACGGGTCGGTCAGCACCGAGTACACCGAGGACGGCCAGGAGCGCCGGTCCCAGGAGTCGTTCGACGTGGTCATGCGCGACCGGATGGGCAACGCCCTGCTGACCGCGAACATGAACGACTCCCGCCAGGCCGCCTCCGAGAGCATGATGTCGGCGCTCGTCACCGCGTCCTCGCACGTCGGCGAGTCGACCGAGTCGCTCGGGGCGTCGCTCCTCGTCACGTCGAGTTTCTTCGAGCCGGAGGCGCTGGAGACGGCCGCCGACGCGACCAGCGGCGGGCTGCTCAGCCGTGACAAACGCGAGAGCTTCGTGAAGCTGACCCGCAAACAGGGGTATCACCTCTGTCTCGTCGAGGCGCGAGAAGAGAAGTTCCATCTGGCCGTGCCCGAGCTGTAGCACGGGCGACGACTCCGAAAATCAGTTCTCGACTTCGGCCGCTTCCTCGATTTTCATCCCTTCGAGCTTCTCGATGATGTGGTCGATCTTGCCGTCCAGGTCCTCGACGAACTCCCCTGTCTGTTCGGTCGTGATAGCCCCCTGGCTCGACGGCTCGATGAGGTTCTCCTCCTCGAGCACGCGCAGCGAGTAGCGCACCTTGTGGTGCGGGTAGCCCGTCTCGTTGGACATCTTCACGATCCCGATCGGTTCGTTCTGGATCACCATCCGCAGTACCTGCAGATGCCGCTCCAGCATGTCTACTTCCTTCTCAAGTCTGTCTATCATGGCAATTGTTAACTTGTGTTTGAGGGTTTTAAAGGTTGCTGTCGGGCAGAGAATCGAAGGAGGGCGGACGGGCTTGGGGTGTCGCGCCGTCGTCGGACGGTCGCGCGACGAGCAATCAGTTTCGAGCTTCACTGTGGTAGCAGTTAACGATTCCGGTCACAGGGACGGTCGACCGCCGGACCGTAATCTGTTTACACCGGCCCACGGAATCTCGGGTGTATGACCGTCACCATCGTCGGTTCGCAGCTCGGCGACGAGGGGAAGGGTGGCATCGTCGACGTGTACGGCGCCGAGGCCGACGTCGTCGTTCGCTACCAGGGCGGCGACAACGCCGGCCACACCGTCGTCCACGAGGGCGAGGAGTACAAGCTCTCGCTCGTGCCGAGCGGCGCGATCCGCGGCAAGGTCAACGTACTCGGTAACGGCTGTGTCGTCAACCCCCGCACGCTGTTCGACGAACTCGACGCTCTCCGCGAACGCGGTCTCGATCCCGACGTGCGCGTCGCCCGACGCGCCCACGTCATCCTGCCGTATCACCGCCTCCTCGACGGCATCGAAGAGGACGTCAAGAGCGAGGACGACGACGAGATCGGCACCACCGGTCGCGGCATCGGCCCCACCTACGAGGACAAGGCCGGTCGCCGCGGCGTCCGCGTCGGCGACCTGCTCGACCCCGAAGTGCTCCGCGGCCGCCTGGAGTACGCCGTCCCGCAGAAGCGGGCGCTCGTCGAGGAGGTGTACGACCTCGACATCGAGGACCTCGAAGACCCCGAGGCGCTCGACCTCGAGGCCCTCTACGACGAGTTCGCCGGCTACGGCGAACGGCTCGCCGAAGAGGACATGACCGTCAACGCCGGCGACTTCCTGGCCGACCGACTGGCCACCGGCGACAACGTCATGTTCGAGGGCGCGCAGGGTACCGTCCTCGACATCGACCACGGCAACTACCCGTTCGTCACCTCCTCGAACCCGACCGCGGGCGGCGCCGCCGTCGGATCCGGCGTCGCGCCGGGCGTCGTGGGCGACGGCGAGGTCGTCGGCATCGTCAAAGCGTACCTCTCGCGGGTCGGTAGCGGGCCGATGCCCACCGAACTCGGCGGCGTCCCCGGCGACACGCCGGGCTACGACGGCGACCCCGAGAACCCCGAGACCGAACGGGAGGAACTCGCCACGCACATCCGCGAGGCCGGCGGCGAGTACGGCACCGTCACCGGTCGCCCGCGGCGGGTCGGCTGGCTCGACGTGCCGATGCTTCGCCACGCCGCTCGCGTCAACGGGTTCACCGGTCTGGCCGTCAACCACATCGACACCCTCGCCGGCCTCGACGAGGTGAAGGTCGGTCACGCCTACCGGCTCGACGGCGAGGACCTCGACACGATGCCCGCCACCACCGAGCGGTGGGCCGACTGCGAGGCCGAGTTCCGCAGCTTCGAGGGCTGGGCGGACTGTGACTGGGCCGAGGTCGCCGCCGAGGGCTACGACGCGCTCCCCGAGAACGCGAGGACCTACCTGGAGTACCTCGAAACCGAGCTCGACGCCGACGTGTACGCCGTCGGCGTCGGCCCGGGTCGCGGAGAGACGGTCGTCCGCGAGAACCCCTTCTGAGCCGGCCGGTCGCCGGACCTCTCGGTCGATCGGGCCCGGACGAGACCCGCGCAATATTTTCCGCTCCGCGAAAGCTACTTGTTCCGTCGCGCCCGCATGCGAATGTGTAGCAAAGGCACGCGAACCCTCGCCCGAGTACCAGATATCGAACACCGAACAGCTGGGCAGTGGTGGGCCGCGGCCGGAATCACACGAGATCACAGTGTCAGCACACGACTCACCGATACGGCGGAGCGTCGAGGTCGAGTACTGGGTGATAGACGAGCGGGGGCGACTGACGACGCCGGGGTCGCTCGTCGAGGCGACACCCGGTGCCGAGCGCGAGTTCGTCGAGCCGCTGCTGGAGATAAAGACGACACCCTGCGAGACGACGGGCGCCCTGCGCGACGAACTCCGCGAGCGCGTGACCGCGGTGCTCGACCGCGCCGACGAGGTCGGCAAAGGGCTCGTCCCGCTCGCGACGCCGGTCCACGCCGAAGCGATAGAGGAGATCCCTTCCGACCGGACCCGCGTGCAGAACCGAGTCGTCGGGTCCGACTTCGAGTACGTCCGCCACTGCGCCGGGACGCACGTTCACGTCGAGCAACAGCCGGGCGTCGCGGTCGACCAGCACAACGCCTTCGTCGCGCTCGACCCGGCGCTGGCGCTGGTCAACTCCTCACCGTACTTCAGGGGCCAGCGCCTCGCCGCGGGCGCGCGTTCGAAACTCTACCGCTGGATGGCCTACGACGACCTGCCACATCAGGGTCGGCTGTGGCCGTATGTCGACGACCGCGAGGAGTACACCCGGCGACTGGAACGGCGATACGAGGACTTCGAGACGGCGGCCATCGACGCAGGAGTCGAGCGCCGCGCGGTCGCCGAGCACTTCGACCCCGAGAGCGCCGTCTGGACGCCCGTGCAGTTCCGCGAGCCGTTCTCGACCGTCGAGTGGCGTTCGCCAGACACCGCGCTCCCGAGCGACGTGGTCCGCCTCGCCGACCGGCTCGCCGCGCTCGTCGAGCGTCTGGACGAGGTCGAGGTGCGAATCGAAGGCGACCGCGGCCGGATCGGTCACGACGAGATCGTCTTGCCGGAGTTCGACGCCATCATCGGCCACGTCAACGACGCGATCCGGGACGGCCTGGCCTCGGCGTCGATCCGGAACTACCTCGACCGGATGGGGTTCGACGTGGACGCCTACGACCCGGTCGCCCACGAGATCGACGGCCGGGCGACGGTCTCGCCCGACACGGCTCGTGACATACGCCTCGAGCACGCCGACCGGCTCGCGGCCGACGTTCGACGGGTCGGACCACTCACCGGCGACTGACCGTCCGCCACGAACCGACCGCGCCGACGCGACGAACGACCGCCCGGCCGCCGCCCGCTCACGCGTGGTGGTGGACCCAGTCGCCGAACTCGACGAACGACGAGCTGTCGCACCCACCGCAGGACGCCGGCGGTTCGAAGCTGTGGTCGCCGCCCGACTCGTGGATCGGGGTCCCGGCGTGGACGATCTGGCAGCGTTCGCAGACGTATCGTTTCGGTTCTTCGGCGACGTGTGCCATGCAGTCACTATCGTCGTGGACCCGATAGCGCTGCTGCCGGCATCTCCCGGCCGGTCGATCGCGGGGGGTGAGCCGAAGTTCGAGGCGCTCGCCACCCGTCCGGCACGCTTTTTTGCCACCGTACCGGAGGTGCGGGTATGAAAGAGGACCTGCTGGACATCGTCTGTTGCCCGCTGGACAAGCACGACCTCGAACTCGACGCGACCGAGCGCGAGGACGGCGAGATCGTCACGGGGACGCTGACCTGCACCGAGTGCGGCGAGACGTATCCGATCGAGGACGGCATCCCGAACCTGCTGCCGCCGGACATGCGCGACGAAGCGCCGGCCTGAGGCGGAACGGCCCTGAACCTTTTTCTATCGGCCGCGCCGACTGAGTGACGTGCCAGGGGATACGCTGCCCGTCCACGTCAACCGGGAGTCGCTCCACGCGCTGGAGGTACCCGACGCCTTCGAGACGGACGGGTCGTTCGACGTCGGCGTGGTCAACCACGGCGGGTCGGTCCACGTCCACATCCACCTCGACGACGACCTCTCGGAGATCGCGACCGTCGAGGCCGGCAACCACTTCGTCGACAGCGAGAGCCGACGGACGGTCCACGTCAGCGTCGACGGCGCGGGCGAGGCGACCGGAACGCTGAAGATCGCCTCCGCCTACGGCGCCGAGACCCGCTACGTCACCGTCCAGATCACCGAGCCCGAGGAGACCGAACGGACCGTCGAAGTCGACGAGTCCCTCTCACAGCCCCAGCCCCGCCAGTCCGACGCCGGCAGTGACGGCGCCGCGACGGGCGCGCTCGCCGCCAGCCCCCAGCTGGTCGTCCTCGCGCTCGGCGTCGTCGCGCTCGGCGTCGCAACGGCCCTCGCCCTACTGGTCGACGAGGTCGTCGTCGTCGCCGGCGCGCTCGCGGTGCTGGTCGGCGTCCTCGTCGCCGTCTACATCGCGCTCGCCGGGGAGTAACCGTCGGACTGTGCGGCCCTGCCGTCGCGCTCACTCGCTCGCTTCCTCGTCTTCCTCGGCCTCGTCGGCCGACTGGTCGTCCGCACCCTCGGCGTCGGCCACCTCGGGCTCGGTCGGGACGCCCGAGAGGTTCCCCTCGTCGTCGAACCGCTTTGCCCGCAGGAACCGCGCGCGATAGCGGTTGGCGTCGTCTTTCACGTCGGCCTCGCGGATCTCGTCGGCGCGGCCGTCGGCCACCGCGTCGACGATCGCCTCGACCTGTTCTTTCTCGCTCGGCGTGAGCTCGAACTCGTAGGTCCGGGACTGTTCGCCCTCCAGTTTCGTCCACCGACGGGCCGCGGAGACGACGACCGAGCAGGGCTCGCGACACGGGAACTCACCGTCGCCGCCGTCCACGTCGAGGTCGGTCTCCTCGTCGTACTCCCATTCGCGTCGTTTGAGACACTGCGAATCGTCGCAGCAGGCCTCGGCGACCCAGTTGACGTGCTCGTAGCCCTCGCCGCGGTCCCAGGTCTTGACGACGCCGTAGATCCCGCTCTGGCGGTCGACGGTGTCGCGCCAGTGCGTGACATCGAGGTCGGCCTCGCGGCTCGCGGGTCGGTCCTCCCCGCTCGTTCCGTCCGCGGGCTCC
This DNA window, taken from Halosimplex litoreum, encodes the following:
- a CDS encoding DUF7527 domain-containing protein is translated as MTTRAVEQFDEWESSPFRDGYRGLHDLADSSFSGVVEVGHAKLCMLNGTAVGILEGDIDDFDGASGTAYEAPSPALPLLALMQERSEEVRGKYYSEDTPLSEVDDTLADGGFTGFIELSENVLSGDYYVVYHRGRSMAVAWVGNSGQLLTDDEAFERADDEVGIFAVHPAELDPVELPEVDDGTDATGGDDADDTDTAAAAGGAAVGGAAAVDDADPDAATDPDPAAAEDGAAGSESDGVARTEPEDAARAAESDPADPEPSDSDSAAESGSADADRAADETTPRTAEAADEPTRDSSVVTDDGPDEGAANAAGGDSVDDPAAAGTGGGSAERPAADGREGGDRGDRTDRSDDRPSVGERERADRTRERSATDADRGDGADGRAADREGREPTESRPSDARSSGSSRDAVRDRAATDSPDRTHDTSRAEESRAVDRSADSAGSAGAARSPDQLETHSIPSLDPSRTTTRESDDGTTAASDDQAGGGSAGVGAAAASAVEDRTDGSASVAREPDDRGSGRAEDRDQRVPASASETHSESEPTEPRTTEAVPADSRASEPGPARADERVADLEDELAERESEIDRLEADLAAAESERDDLRSQLEEVRAERDDLRSRVERVETDRDQLERERNGLESEVADLQSEIEQLEGQLAEIEEEFGAAVDAEQRLSPGEALDQTNLFVRYESKGKATLETAHAGEASRQEVGENLGLEYHTQFDSATASVGGRPFDEFLRDTMQFRFVTWVINDLLYEIRDTGKVSALQDLYDAIPQIDRAELNGSVSTEYTEDGQERRSQESFDVVMRDRMGNALLTANMNDSRQAASESMMSALVTASSHVGESTESLGASLLVTSSFFEPEALETAADATSGGLLSRDKRESFVKLTRKQGYHLCLVEAREEKFHLAVPEL
- a CDS encoding adenylosuccinate synthase, whose protein sequence is MTVTIVGSQLGDEGKGGIVDVYGAEADVVVRYQGGDNAGHTVVHEGEEYKLSLVPSGAIRGKVNVLGNGCVVNPRTLFDELDALRERGLDPDVRVARRAHVILPYHRLLDGIEEDVKSEDDDEIGTTGRGIGPTYEDKAGRRGVRVGDLLDPEVLRGRLEYAVPQKRALVEEVYDLDIEDLEDPEALDLEALYDEFAGYGERLAEEDMTVNAGDFLADRLATGDNVMFEGAQGTVLDIDHGNYPFVTSSNPTAGGAAVGSGVAPGVVGDGEVVGIVKAYLSRVGSGPMPTELGGVPGDTPGYDGDPENPETEREELATHIREAGGEYGTVTGRPRRVGWLDVPMLRHAARVNGFTGLAVNHIDTLAGLDEVKVGHAYRLDGEDLDTMPATTERWADCEAEFRSFEGWADCDWAEVAAEGYDALPENARTYLEYLETELDADVYAVGVGPGRGETVVRENPF
- a CDS encoding glutamate-cysteine ligase family protein, which translates into the protein MSAHDSPIRRSVEVEYWVIDERGRLTTPGSLVEATPGAEREFVEPLLEIKTTPCETTGALRDELRERVTAVLDRADEVGKGLVPLATPVHAEAIEEIPSDRTRVQNRVVGSDFEYVRHCAGTHVHVEQQPGVAVDQHNAFVALDPALALVNSSPYFRGQRLAAGARSKLYRWMAYDDLPHQGRLWPYVDDREEYTRRLERRYEDFETAAIDAGVERRAVAEHFDPESAVWTPVQFREPFSTVEWRSPDTALPSDVVRLADRLAALVERLDEVEVRIEGDRGRIGHDEIVLPEFDAIIGHVNDAIRDGLASASIRNYLDRMGFDVDAYDPVAHEIDGRATVSPDTARDIRLEHADRLAADVRRVGPLTGD
- a CDS encoding methytransferase partner Trm112; the protein is MKEDLLDIVCCPLDKHDLELDATEREDGEIVTGTLTCTECGETYPIEDGIPNLLPPDMRDEAPA
- a CDS encoding DUF7524 family protein; the encoded protein is MPGDTLPVHVNRESLHALEVPDAFETDGSFDVGVVNHGGSVHVHIHLDDDLSEIATVEAGNHFVDSESRRTVHVSVDGAGEATGTLKIASAYGAETRYVTVQITEPEETERTVEVDESLSQPQPRQSDAGSDGAATGALAASPQLVVLALGVVALGVATALALLVDEVVVVAGALAVLVGVLVAVYIALAGE